From Bos mutus isolate GX-2022 chromosome 5, NWIPB_WYAK_1.1, whole genome shotgun sequence, one genomic window encodes:
- the ARSA gene encoding arylsulfatase A gives MEALWTLTLALAAGLAAASPPNILLIFADDLGYGDLGSYGHPSSTTPNLDQLAAGGLRFTDFYVPVSLCTPSRAALLTGRLPVRMGLYPGVLEPSSRGGLPLDEVTLAEVLAAQGYLTGIAGKWHLGVGPEGAFLPPHHGFHRFLGIPYSHDQGPCQNLTCFPPATPCEGICDQGLVPIPLLANLSVEAQPPWLPGLEARYVAFARDLMTDAQHQGRPFFLYYASHHTHYPQFSGQSFPGHSGRGPFGDSLMELDAAVGALMTAVGDLGLLGETLVFFTADNGPETMRMSHGGCSGLLRCGKGTTFEGGVREPALAFWPGHIAPGVTHELASSLDLLPTLAALAGAQLPNITLDGVDLSPLLLGTGKSPRHTLFFYSAYPDEVRGVFAVRSGKYKAHFFTQGSVHSDTTADPACHASNPLTAHEPPLLFDLSEDPGENYNLLDSVDEVAPEALQAMKQLELLKAQFDAAMTFGPSQMAQGEDPTLQVCCQPSCTPRPSCCHCPEFQP, from the exons ATGGAGGCTCTGTGGACCCTCACTCTGGCCTTGGCCGCAGGTCTGGCTGCTGCCAGCCCACCTAACATCCTGCTGATCTTTGCTGATGACCTGGGCTACGGGGACCTGGGCTCCTATGGGCACCCCAGCTCCACCACTCCCAATCTGGACCAGTTGGCCGCAGGGGGTCTGCGGTTCACAGACTTCTACGTGCCTGTGTCTCTGTGCACACCCTCCCG GGCTGCCCTCCTGACCGGCCGACTCCCAGTTCGGATGGGCTTGTACCCTGGAGTTCTGGAGCCCAGCTCCCGAGGGGGCCTGCCCCTGGATGAGGTGACCTTGGCTGAGGTCCTGGCTGCCCAAGGCTACCTCACAGGGATAGCTGGCAAGTGGCAccttggggtggggcctgaggggGCCTTTCTGCCCCCCCACCACGGCTTCCATCGATTCCTGGGCATCCCATACTCCCATGACCAG GGCCCTTGCCAGAACCTGACCTGCTTCCCCCCGGCCACCCCCTGCGAAGGCATCTGCGACCAGGGCCTGGTCCCTATCCCACTGTTGGCCAACCTGTCGGTGGAGGCACAGCCCCCTTGGCTGCCTGGACTCGAGGCCCGCTACGTGGCCTTTGCCCGCGACCTCATGACTGACGCCCAACACCAAGGCCGCCCGTTCTTCCTGTACTACGCCTCCCAC CACACCCACTACCCCCAGTTCAGTGGGCAGAGCTTCCCAGGGCACTCAGGCCGAGGGCCATTTGGGGACTCCCTGATGGAGCTGGACGCAGCTGTGGGGGCCCTGATGACAGCTGTGGGGGACCTGGGGCTGCTTGGAGAGACGCTCGTCTTCTTCACTGCGGACAACGG GCCTGAGACGATGCGGATGTCCCATGGTGGCTGCTCTGGCCTCCTGCGATGCGGAAAAGGAACCACTTTTGAAGGGGGCGTCCGAGAGCCTGCCTTGGCCTTCTGGCCAGGTCACATCGCTCCCG GTGTGACCCATGAGCTGGCCAGCTCCCTGGACCTGCTGCCCACCCTGGCAGCCCTGGCGGGGGCCCAACTGCCCAATATCACCTTGGATGGCGTTGACCTCAGCCCCCTGCTGTTGGGCACAGGCAAG AGCCCCCGGCACACCCTCTTCTTCTACTCGGCCTACCCGGATGAGGTCCGAGGGGTCTTTGCTGTGCGGAGCGGGAAGTACAAGGCACACTTCTTTACCCAGG gctctgtCCACAGCGACACCACTGCAGACCCTGCCTGCCACGCCTCTAATCCTCTGACTGCCCATGAGCCCCCGCTGCTCTTTGACCTGTCTGAGGACCCTGGTGAGAACTACAACCTTCTGGACAGTGTGGATGAGGTTGCCCCAGAGGCGCTGCAGGCAATGAAGCAACTTGAGCTGCTCAAGGCCCAGTTTGATGCTGCCATGACCTTCGGACCCAGCCAGATGGCGCAGGGTGAGGACCCCACCCTGCAGGTCTGCTGCCAGCCCAGCTGCACCCCCCGGCCGTCCTGCTGCCACTGCCCCGAGTTCCAGCCCTGA